AATGCTTGAAACTACACtatgtctcacacacacacacacacaccagtatcTTGCATCAATAATACCCAATCaacactgctctcatcaactttaaaagcagcagagccactgtacatttactgctgTGTAAATTACAAGAGAAAACTGCCCTGAGATGCGTGTCACAAAGTGAAGATATGTTGCCCACAAAGGACAAATATGTAATGTCCCTGTATGGGCTGAATTTACTGTTCTGGAAATACTGAAATCCCTGTGGGTAAAGACACAACATTTAAGCCATATAGTCTGAGCAAATACTATTAAGATTGTGTTAATATTAGAGCTGGCTGGTAGCTTGAGCCTCCATGGCAGTAtacataaaatggaaaaggGACAAAAACCTGAACTGTGTCTTGTTTTCAGTGTCCTGAGGTGTTAAAGCCACAATCAAGtgttaaatgtgacttttagCACATTTAGCACTACTGTGAAACGTACTGTGAAACGTACAGGTACCCTGCAGTGACAGTGAAAGCTGCTGTTTAATGAAACATAGAAACAAGGGACGGGTCCTAATCCATTTAACGCAGGTGTTATTGTGTTGTCACACTTGATCCCCTCCCctttcccctcccctccccccttctCGCAGGTGTGCTGTTGTTGATTAACTGCCTGTTGTGCCGGGCCTACAGTATGCTGCGGGCAGCCAAGCTCACACACCACAACATGCTTCAGGGGGTCCTGCGAGCACCGCAGGCCTTCTTCGAGAGCACCCCCACTGGGCGGTTACTAAACCGCTTCAGCAAAGACGTGGATGCTATAGACTCCCACATCCCAGAAAATATTGACATATGGATGCGCACTTTCTGGTACACACTGAATGTGCTGCTCATATGCTCTGCCCTCACCCCAATGTTCCTCATAGTCATAGCCCCGTTAATGGTGTTCTATTGGTGGGTTCAGGTAAATAGGAAACGAGTCTGCTAACTCATTAATACAACATGCATGTCTGAGAGTgttgttgagtgtgtgtgctatAGACATTTGCATGTGGTTGAAGTGATGATCACTGCTGTTGTAGTGCTGTAGTTGCAACATGGTTTGGTCTCTGCTAGTCCACTAGTCATAGCCGGCCGTGCTCTTCAGTGGGTCACTGGCCAGTCTGTAGTTTGACACAGTCGCAGCACTAGTCAGTAGCTCCACATGGTTCATTTGGTTACACCAGTAATCTTTGGGGGATTTACTAtgcaacaaaacataacatttaaatCTGGATTCTGATGTCATTGGCAAATTGAAATTTTACTTTGATTACAACCAATTCTCAAAGCTCCGGAGGCAGAAATAATCTGACTGTTGTTATATATCTGTGTGCCAGTCAAACAGGAGCACGTTCTCCAGTCAATTTAAGCTGGACAGGAAGACATTTCACTGCTCATCCTAGAGGCTTCATTAGGACTGAGCTGTTGCATGCTGCTAACTGAGAACAAGCCGTACTTGTAAGTTTTTAGGTTAATATTTTGTCTCTTGTAGATGAATTCTTTTAATCGTCCGTCTAGTTTCAGAGCAGCCGTACTTACTGACCCACAATGACTTTGAATCCCAGGGGGGACCTCTTTGCCAGTCAGACTTCCCAGATTCTGTAGCTACAGTAACTTCTTCTGCCACTTAGGTTATTCCTGCCACTGGAGCAGCTCAGTCTAACATCCATCTGACAGTGGTTTTGGTGTGAGAGCCGAGTGAACCGGCAGCTGGAGAACAGCAGTTGATaataatggtgtgtgtgtagCGTTCATCACTGCAGtattgatttctttcttttgttgttttgttggttttttttttttataaatgacaCTAATAATAATTGAATCATTCACCAATTTAGCACAATAGTTTTGCCAGTATAATTTAGAATTGATGTTGATTACTGTAGGATCTTTGTGTTTGACTAATTCAAACGGATCAAATGGATCATCGTATTCATGTATTGTATTCATTGAGGATAAGAGTGTAGGAGGTCAAAGAAAAGGTTTGCTTTTAGAATATCATTTATAAGCATTTGAGGAGCATTTCAGATTGAATATGTTCTACACTACTCCATTTAGTCCACGAAACACACTCCCATACCTGACCTCAAGATGGCACAGTTTGGCACATTTCTGCAGTTACGTCTGGTTCACAACACTGTACAGAGATCAGACACTTTTAGCAGTTTGGCAAACCTAATTAGATTTCAGTCTTTCAGTTAGACAAACAGCTCAGCAGTCACTCAGTAACACATTTCATATAACTTTATACAATGTAAGGTGCTTCACAGTAAATGGGGAAAACATATTAACAAGATTATGAAAAATAACGAATCAAACTTCAAAGTGACTATAAGGAACATTTTTGTGTAAAAGCATCTCtgttaaacattattttaaattcagaaaTCAATTTGAAAAATGATTGAAGCAGAGATTCATGGGGTGTTTTAGGGTCTGTCTGCTCAACATTTACACTAACCGGACCttccaatgactaaaatcagCTATAATAACACAAGCTAACCTTCATATTATTCCCTTGGCTTCATCATAACATCTACACTGCATGGCCTTCGTCTTCGCTGCATCTTGTGTCTTACTGTCGGAACTTTCCTTTGAATCATACGCGGTGAAATTCTGCAAATGAAAAAACCAAACTACTCACTAAAACAATATGATGACACATACTTTAATATTAAGGGATACAGCTTTGTTGCTCAaagctttttaacattttcaaaataattgtggtttttttttattagactGTAAATTTGATTTTGATGCAAAAATGTGTATAATGAACAACAAAACACCTGCAGTTTAACCTCAGCAGCGCTGTAGGCTGCTATGGGTCGCATAAATATTGTTTACTGTAAATTGTTAAGCAACAAATTGTTACTCTTCCTTTGATTATGTTGTTAATCTGTTTACATGCAGCATAGAGTGTCAAACATTACTGAGCGATACTGAAGAGGTGATTTGCATGTAGACTGAACTCTCTGAGGAGCTTATGTAACATTAGCTGGCGTCTCATCAACAATGTGAAAATTGGAATACATACGAGCCCTGCAGGTGTTTCGTTAACACAAGCTTTCTTTATTACTCTGGGTGCGTGTGACTGcttgcgtgtgtatgtgtgcatcaTAATTGTTTTTTGAATATCTCAGCCTTTGTAATGTCTTGTTCGGTTgtaatgttctgtttgtttctctcccCCTCAACACCTGTAGAGATTTTACGTTGCCACGTCACGGCAGCTAAAGCGTCTGGAGTCGGTCAGCCGCTCTCCCATATACTCCCATTTCTCTGAGACCATCACTGGCTGTAGTGTAATCCGAGCCTATGGCAGACACTCTGCCTTTGTTCTGATGAGTGATATGAAAGTGGATGAGAACCAAAAGAGTTACTACCCTGGTATAGTGTCCAACAGGTACGTGTCCTGTTTCAGCTCaggaaaacagcagctgtgttcCAGTGTTTGACTCCAGATGGCAGTTGTTAAAACATAAACCTGTCATATTTCAAAGGAAAATGCAAATCAATAGGAGCATTTTGATTGCATGTCATGTTCATAAACATCTTGTCATACTTCagattaaaataagtaaaacagCTGTGAATTATTAGAAATGCATGATTTGGGACTTAAAGGGATAGCCCAacgttttgggaaataagctAACCAAATAGGAAGCTATAAAGACTGAAAGTAGGGGGAAATGACTAACTTCCAACCACAACtcattgtcttttattaaacaaacaagatataatgtggtAATTGGTTAGCTGAGGTGCTGGTAGCTAGCCAGGCTAGCTCTTTCTGtctgcttccagtcttcatactaagctaagctaacagtctcCTGGCcccagcttcatatttaacagagaggcatgagagtggtatcaatcttctaaTGTTACTGTCTTCAAGAAAGAGaataagcacatttttttttctgcaaggAAAATGAAAGTGGATTCTGGCATGATTTTAATTTGGCAACCAGTCAGAACTTCAGGACCCAGAAATCTATGTTGTGCAATTATACACAATACAGAAGGGACGTGCTCATATCAATAAACAGGATGTTGGTCTACCTTTGTTTCCAGCTTCTAGCTAAATTAAAGTGCCAGTCTTTTCAGACTATAGTGGCTGAGAGAAAACATCTCAACACTGGAACACAGCTGCTCACAGTTTCAATCAACACTTACACACCAGAAGCTCAAAGACACATCACTGCAGAGGGATGACTTCACTCAGCTATATAACAGACATATATATGATCAGTGTTCACTTACTGTACAGTACACTGAGTATACAGTGCTTACAGTATCTGACTGTAGACctttatctctttatttcactttatagacctttttcacagcagaaattTTGAGTAGTAcaaaaaagcacaggtgtaactaaaaacattaatgatgCCTCCAGTTCTTCTAAGTGTCCATGAGTCAGGATGTGTAATAGCAGGAAGTGGAACACTTTCATGAAACAAAGCCATCATTAATACTATTAATTACACCTGCTGCTTTTCCTCTCACAACAcgtcaaaatgtctgctttgaAAAGGGCCAATAATGATTGATTAGCATGTGAAAgcaaattaatcatttaaatcaacaatgaatcatAACTTTGAGGCATGCTACAGTGATAAGTGATGTCACCGCAGGTGTTTTCAATCAGTAATCAAGACACcagctgtgacatcactaaTTGGAGTGTGACCAGAAGTGCAATATGCCTGATTATTTGTAACTAGTGTATGTGACTCAGTGCTGATTTAGCCTGTAGTTTAACATACGTGCTCATCTGAATACTCCTGAGTTCCTCAGTTCTCTGTTAGCTCTGACTTCTTATATCTGCCCTCATGACAGGGTCTGTCTATGCTGCTGTAACGCTGCTGTAATACTCTGTCATACAGGTGGCTCGGGGTGCGTATAGAGTTCATTGGGAACTGCATTGTGTTGTTTGCTGCTCTGTTCGCTGTGACTGGAAAGGAGAGTCTGAACCCTGGCCTCGTGGGTCTGTCAGTGTCCTACGCTCTACAGGTACGCTGCAATCTACTCACTGTAATACGATCTACCGTAgcttttatatatgtatatatatatactctgcttggaataatagtatgtgtctaatatgttttttcctcaaaacAAGTTCAATTACCTCCTTAAAAAACTCAAAATTCCATCTagtccttctccctcattgaaaaattcacaatctctgaatatgcaaatattgtttcaaaagtttaactgctggacacaagatgtctcccaCTTCACtctaaagtccattctcagtgtttgtgcactggaggcttcaagtttccacatcacacttgtgtaagtcgagtactggaccaggattagcctccaaactagttgtgatgtcacaagtcaTGATCATAGGCCCGCCCCTtgatcagattttcagtgagtaCAGAGAAACGTTCCTCcgtcagcagatgaaagtgaaaacaaactctgtacatacatcattctgcacaatgaagctcaaatattcaactgaaggaacaagaaacaaaacacatttttgagcagAGGGGGACGTTAACTCAAATGACTTAAATCAGCAGCTAAAGTTAGTTAATGTTTTTCTTAGCATAGACAGAGAAAGATGTTACCAGTAAtgactttaaagctgcaataatcaatatttttaacaatgggtcaaatgaatacatgtaaTGTGAAGGCTGTCACTCATAGTGAGactcacagagaattatcacaaCTCTGCAGTTCAACTCAGTTCAAAGagccttttctcctcttttggctaactgttattgtttttctgGTCCACAAACTGTGCTCTTATCAACCTCATTTTcacctgcagcaggcagctgctcTCAGTGAAACAGCTGAGATAAACCCACAGTAAACTACCTGCCCAGAACCAAACAATGTCAGTGGTTAGCTGGAGAACACAGTGGAACATTTAGACTAAACAGTAAAAAGGAGAGGGAGCATTGGCCTTATAttcagacagaaacatgaatccaaatgaatgcaaatgatGCTCATTGTCTGCTGGGTGTGTAAATAGACACATTTGCCATATGTCAGTGTTGCCCCTAGTtggccaaaataataaatgaatgcagctttagcTTCAGCACTAATTATCTCTTATCAGAAGCAGTATCTattgtagagctgaaacaatttcCTATTGaatcaattaacagaaaataaattttaaataattttgataattaattaatcatttaagtattttttcatgcaaaaatataaagtatttgATGGTTCTGGCTTCTCATATGTCAGAACTGTCTGCTTCTCCTTATCTTGCttttttgtttgggttttggagtgaaaaacaagacattgtaATATATAACCTTGGGTTCTGGggtatttttcattattttctgatgttttacagcCCACATCATTAACTGATGAATCAATGATGAATataatgattagttgcagcccaaatCCACTGCACCCTAACAGATATACAGTAGCACCTGAGGTAGTAACACCTTCCAACCTGTCCTGTTTTTGTAGGTGACCATGTCTCTGAACTGGATGGTGCGAATGACTTCAGATCTGGAGAGCAACATCGTAGCAGTGGAGAGAGTGAAGGAGTACtctgagacaaagacagaggtATGTGGCACGTGCGTACATACAGGATGTGGCTGCGTCTGTCTATTTGTCATAATCGACAGAAGTTGAAGCTCGACTCCGCATGTGTTtgctttcaaaatgaaatgatgtTGGCTTCGTGCTGCAGGAACTTTTGCAATTAAAAAAGTAGGAATTTACCCACATTCCAAAAAAGTGTCCTGCTGCCAAGTCATGTTCTCAAACAACAGAGCACCTATAAACTATTAACTAGATCCAGAAAAGTTGTATCACCTTGTGCCAACAGGGGCCCCTCTGTTGCATGAGATAAACAGGGCATTTGTACTGTACACAATGTACTTTTTCAGCTGCAGCCATCACAGTATGTGCCCCTTCTGTAGCTGGTATAGTTCTTAGTGAAAACCTTTGTTGGGAACATCCCAGAggtgaaataaatgtttggcAGCCAGAGCGCAAGCAGAGAGCTCCAACTCTTTTAGAGTGATAAACAAATCAGTTGTGCTAAAAGCCAAGCAGGCTAATGAGTTGTTCAGAAAGTTTTCCTAGTCCGAAATGCTGCGTTTGTGTTCACAGGCCCCCTGGGAAGTGGAGGACAAGAAGCCCCCTCCTAATTGGCCCATGCAGGGGAACGTGGAGTTCCACAACTACAGCGTTCGGTACCGAGAGGGACTGGACCTGGTCCTGAAAAACCTTACACTGAGCGtcaaaggaggagagaaggtggGGATGGTGTGAGAAGGGGATCAGTAGAGGGTTGTGGTTGAACACAGTGGCGTCACTAATCACAGCATTGCTTTATGTACGTGTCTGTGCAGATTGGTATCGTGGGTCGCACAGGCGCCGGCAAGTCCTCCATGACGCTCTGCCTCTTCCGATTGCTGGAAGCTGCAGCAGGAGAGATCGCCATCGATGAGGTTAAGATATCAGAGATAGGCCTGCATGACCTGAGGTCCAAACTTACCATCATTCCACAggtacacaacacacactcacacacatgaaaacaaacaaaaaaaaactagtttTACAGAAGTCAATCCTCAAGCCTGTCAGCAATATTTCTGACTTGAAGCTACTGATAGTCAATATTCTTTGTCACAGTTTTCCCCAAATGTTGTTCTTGGCAGACATTTCTGGAATAgtgtttgggtcagtggttgtCAGTCATGTCTCTGTGGCTCAAGCTAATAAAACAATGAGTGGAAATTTCACTGCAGAAAGGAATAGAGTTGTGAAGTGGAGCTGCTGTTTCTGGAAGTGTTTTATCTAATCCTGTATTTCTATTTCAAAATTATCTTTAAACAATATCAatcttttaaagaaaattacTTGACACAGAAACCTGGGACCCTGTGATAACTATACAGGTTTATGTTATAGACattagttttaattatttcaactttgtctCTGAGACAGTGgtttaatgttttgtctgtcagtttgGCATGGCAGATGGCtttaaatactacaatacccatgagcctcagccatagttgctatggagaagaagtcAGTCAGAAGCACTAATCAGAGCGCTAATGAATTCTAAAGGCTTGGTTGTTGCCGTTGTAACAAAATGCAGCACTAAAGTTGCTGAATTCATCCCAAATCAACCCAGAAAtaaaagtgaactgatttaAGCTGCAGAttgaaaaatcagttttctcaacatcgTAATCTTCAGCTTCCTCCCGTTAGCAGCGCACAAAATTTTAatctctgtgattggatgtgtCTTGTTAAAATGCActttgggagtcgtagttaacttaAACCCCCAAATTTTATGCACACAGTCTTGTACCTTTGATactttatcaaagaaccagatattctaacgcagttgttcatcttttgtactaaCGATTTAACCAAGAGAGTTCTATGTTGAATTAATGAATTTTTACTTCCTGGAGTTAATTTTCAGATAAAAATCTGTTCTAATCATTTTTTATCAGGAGGTTAATATatctataatatgtaactattctgcattaaaatgtctaaaaacaactagacctatgttatcTATTTTGATGAGTTACATTATCCCAAAAATTTTCCAACaatttcaaacccagagaaatctgtaattgtAATCAAGGTCAACTGTCTGTgtcatttggtcgcctgtcagtGGAGTCatacccctctaccaaagaatATAAGCTCCCAAGATGCATGCGACGGCGTTGTGGTTGCCTGCCACAgtggcgtctaccaaagagtatgTGCATACAAGTTAATACATTGGCGTTGTGGTTGTCCGCCAGAAACTATCATAAAgttttaaaccacatttttatgatcaactttttagatcttggtcatttttaactatatgttttaaccagatgaaggattttagcCATCAGACGTCTGGAacttaagttatcagagaaacaagctgagcaaacgttagcagcagctcagctagcagcccctcccGCACATACTGTGTCCACCGAACAGCGTCGTTTTTTTACGTTAAaatgctttattcagtgtttttacctgttttaatctcagggtttgttttggagaggaggtagaaattacatattgtgtgtttaaatccaaaaaatatattgtgtCTGCCTAAAAGTCAACCAGCCAGTCGACAGTAAATTCATAGGAAAACTGCCAAACATTCTTtggttccaggttctcaaatgggagactttttgttttatattatagtaAAGTGAACATCTTTGGATTTTAGGTAGTTGGTTGTACAAAACCAATAATTTGGAAAATTGTAATGAgctttttacactttttctgACATATTTTAGTCTAAAAGACaatttgataaataaaataataataaatgaatcaataatgtaaatgtatacaaaatatttattgcTGCCACCATAGAAAACTCTCTTCTCCTATTGCACATGACTAGAAGCTTGAAATTACAGTAAGACAGACTGTCCACTAAACCAACACAGTTGGGttgcatctgtgtttttgtctctcttcaATGACTTCAAAAGTCTTTTCTCTTCCGCAGGAGCCTGTCCTGTTCTCCGGGACACTGAGGATGAACCTCGATCCCTTCGAGAAGTACAGTGATGAAGAGGTGTGGAAAGCTCTGGAACATTCTCACCTCCACAAGTTTGTCAGCAACCAGCAGGCAAAACTGGAGCTGGAGTGctcagagggaggagagaaccTGAGGTAAGCTCAGAGGAAAAGAGACGAAGACGAGTGAagcagtgtttgtgtctgctcaGTAAAGCTTCTCTGTAACTCTGTGTCTCATAATCTGCTGTGTCTTCAGTGTGGGTCAGAGGCAGCTGGTGTGTTTGGCTCGAGCTCTCCTGAGGAAAACGAGGATCCTCATCCTGGATGAAGCAACAGCTGCTATCGACCTGGAGACAGACGATCTCATCCAGTCCACCATAAGGACTCAGTTTGAAGACTGCACCGTCTTTACCATCGCACACAGACTCAACACAATTATGGATTACACAAGGTTAGATACAGTAGTTATGAATACTtgctttaaaggaaaagtccaccataaaataacaaataatcgTCAGAAAGCATTCTGGatataaattgaaataaaatgtgtttaccatAAATACTGGCTCATAAGCCCCTTTAAATGTTATGACAATTAAACATGTTGGTCTCATTTCTGAATAAGCTGCAGACCTGCTAACATTTCTGTGACACATCCCATCATAGCACAAGTCCGTATGAAATGCCGTCagattaaaggaccagtgtgtaggatttagtggcatctagtggtgacgttgcagattacaaccaaTTGAATACTCCttaccctccccttccaagtctgtaggagaacctatggtggctgcgaaactcgcaaaaaatgcaacaggtcctctctagagcctgtgtttggtttgtcaaTTCTGGGCTGAATGAAATATCACGTGAGCATTGTGGCTCTCTTCATTATGGTCCAAGCCAtgacaaatatttaatatataagtAAAAGAAACTTATGTCTGAATAATAAAAAGTCATCACTTTAACAGATAGACAAAGCCAAAAATGTTACATATTCCATGCCTGAAAGGGATTCTAGGAATGTGTGGAACATCACAGATCAAAGATATGTTGTatattatacatactgtatgtaaatataacatgtataaatgtgcatatcctttattttgttttatcttaaaaaatctgaataaaaattCAGAATTATTCTACCTTGTAAACTTTGTAAATAGCCTGTGTGGTGAAACTGTACTTGCAGTTAATTATGATTATGGCAGTagttaaaattgaatttaatgaTGTGCAACATAGTAATAAGGTGAAATTTTCCTTTAACACATATTgacagacatgaaaacagacagactATGTGAATGAgtcattttctcttctctctctctccctgtgcaGAGTGCTGGTGTTGGACAAGGGACAGattgcagagtttgacactccTACAAACCTCATATCACAGAGAGGAATCTTCTATGGCAT
This sequence is a window from Thunnus albacares chromosome 20, fThuAlb1.1, whole genome shotgun sequence. Protein-coding genes within it:
- the abcc3 gene encoding ATP-binding cassette sub-family C member 3 isoform X9, producing MDAHFLRFYVATSRQLKRLESVSRSPIYSHFSETITGCSVIRAYGRHSAFVLMSDMKVDENQKSYYPGIVSNRWLGVRIEFIGNCIVLFAALFAVTGKESLNPGLVGLSVSYALQVTMSLNWMVRMTSDLESNIVAVERVKEYSETKTEAPWEVEDKKPPPNWPMQGNVEFHNYSVRYREGLDLVLKNLTLSVKGGEKIGIVGRTGAGKSSMTLCLFRLLEAAAGEIAIDEVKISEIGLHDLRSKLTIIPQEPVLFSGTLRMNLDPFEKYSDEEVWKALEHSHLHKFVSNQQAKLELECSEGGENLSVGQRQLVCLARALLRKTRILILDEATAAIDLETDDLIQSTIRTQFEDCTVFTIAHRLNTIMDYTRVLVLDKGQIAEFDTPTNLISQRGIFYGMAKDAGIAQ
- the abcc3 gene encoding ATP-binding cassette sub-family C member 3 isoform X8; amino-acid sequence: MQHWALHKRFYVATSRQLKRLESVSRSPIYSHFSETITGCSVIRAYGRHSAFVLMSDMKVDENQKSYYPGIVSNRWLGVRIEFIGNCIVLFAALFAVTGKESLNPGLVGLSVSYALQVTMSLNWMVRMTSDLESNIVAVERVKEYSETKTEAPWEVEDKKPPPNWPMQGNVEFHNYSVRYREGLDLVLKNLTLSVKGGEKIGIVGRTGAGKSSMTLCLFRLLEAAAGEIAIDEVKISEIGLHDLRSKLTIIPQEPVLFSGTLRMNLDPFEKYSDEEVWKALEHSHLHKFVSNQQAKLELECSEGGENLSVGQRQLVCLARALLRKTRILILDEATAAIDLETDDLIQSTIRTQFEDCTVFTIAHRLNTIMDYTRVLVLDKGQIAEFDTPTNLISQRGIFYGMAKDAGIAQ
- the abcc3 gene encoding ATP-binding cassette sub-family C member 3 isoform X10, with translation MSLNWMVRMTSDLESNIVAVERVKEYSETKTEAPWEVEDKKPPPNWPMQGNVEFHNYSVRYREGLDLVLKNLTLSVKGGEKIGIVGRTGAGKSSMTLCLFRLLEAAAGEIAIDEVKISEIGLHDLRSKLTIIPQEPVLFSGTLRMNLDPFEKYSDEEVWKALEHSHLHKFVSNQQAKLELECSEGGENLSVGQRQLVCLARALLRKTRILILDEATAAIDLETDDLIQSTIRTQFEDCTVFTIAHRLNTIMDYTRVLVLDKGQIAEFDTPTNLISQRGIFYGMAKDAGIAQ